The following proteins are encoded in a genomic region of Pseudomonas sp. Os17:
- a CDS encoding APC family permease, translated as MTANLSPAALSPTSNGGLRRVLGLGSLVSVAVGLVVSQGVMVLMLQGAGMAGLGFFIPLLLAYLLALTYALSFSELALMVPRAGSLSSYTEVAIGHFPAILATFSGYMVVAMFALSAELLLLDLIIGKVYPGVLPPMLVAYGVLGTFTALNLLGIDVFARLQTVLAVVMVVILLTLGLGAIGSPQADLQRPLDQGWNPMEVGALALAAMAIWGFVGAEFVCPLVEETRRPERNVPRSMIIGLSIIFLVITLYCLGALLCIPREQLASHPLPHFLFATTVFGEAGKLFLVGAVITATCSTVNSSLAALPRMLYGMAQNGQAFPQFKRLSPRSRTPWVAVLFVAALTGLPILILGQDPDSISLLLLAAALAWLLAYIIVHIDVIALRRRYPDAPRPFRSPFYPWPQVLGIVGMLFAIYHVSPSPEMTARIFGSAGVVLGVISLIAVVWIKWVMRKPLFVPEPLLPTGPSPVATPSLESTCRAGE; from the coding sequence ATGACTGCAAATCTCTCCCCGGCGGCCTTGAGCCCCACCAGCAACGGCGGCTTGCGCCGGGTCCTGGGCCTGGGTTCGCTGGTGTCGGTGGCCGTTGGCCTGGTGGTGTCCCAGGGGGTCATGGTGTTGATGCTGCAAGGCGCGGGGATGGCCGGGCTGGGCTTCTTCATCCCGCTGCTGCTGGCCTACCTGCTGGCGCTGACCTATGCCTTGTCGTTCTCCGAACTGGCGCTGATGGTGCCCCGGGCCGGTAGCCTGAGCAGCTACACCGAAGTGGCCATCGGGCACTTTCCGGCGATCCTCGCGACCTTCTCCGGCTACATGGTGGTGGCGATGTTCGCCCTGTCCGCCGAGCTGCTGCTCCTGGACCTGATCATCGGCAAGGTCTACCCCGGGGTGCTGCCGCCGATGCTGGTGGCCTATGGCGTGCTCGGCACCTTCACCGCGCTCAACCTGCTGGGCATCGATGTCTTCGCCCGGCTGCAGACGGTGCTCGCGGTGGTGATGGTGGTGATTCTCCTGACCCTGGGCCTGGGCGCCATCGGCAGCCCCCAGGCCGACTTGCAACGGCCGCTGGACCAGGGCTGGAACCCCATGGAGGTCGGCGCGCTGGCCTTGGCGGCGATGGCCATCTGGGGGTTTGTCGGGGCCGAGTTCGTCTGCCCGCTGGTGGAGGAAACCCGCCGCCCGGAACGCAATGTCCCGCGCTCGATGATCATCGGCCTGAGCATCATCTTCCTGGTGATCACCCTGTATTGCCTCGGCGCCTTGCTGTGCATTCCCCGGGAGCAACTGGCGAGCCATCCGCTGCCGCATTTCCTGTTCGCCACCACGGTGTTCGGCGAGGCCGGCAAGCTGTTCCTGGTGGGCGCGGTGATCACCGCCACCTGCAGCACGGTCAACTCGTCCCTGGCGGCGCTGCCGCGGATGCTCTACGGCATGGCCCAGAACGGCCAGGCCTTCCCCCAGTTCAAACGCCTCAGCCCGCGCAGCCGCACACCCTGGGTGGCGGTGCTGTTCGTCGCCGCGCTCACGGGGCTGCCGATCCTGATCCTGGGCCAGGACCCGGACTCCATCAGCCTGCTGCTGTTGGCCGCGGCCCTGGCCTGGCTCTTGGCCTACATCATCGTGCACATCGACGTGATCGCCCTGCGTCGGCGCTACCCCGACGCGCCCCGGCCGTTCCGTTCGCCGTTCTACCCCTGGCCCCAGGTGCTGGGCATCGTCGGCATGCTGTTTGCGATCTATCACGTGTCCCCGTCCCCGGAGATGACCGCGCGGATCTTTGGCAGCGCCGGCGTCGTGCTGGGGGTGATCTCGCTGATCGCCGTGGTCTGGATCAAGTGGGTGATGCGCAAGCCACTGTTTGTTCCCGAACCGCTGCTGCCCACGGGGCCGAGTCCCGTCGCCACGCCTTCCCTTGAATCCACTTGTCGTGCAGGAGAATGA
- the argE gene encoding acetylornithine deacetylase, whose amino-acid sequence MNEQSSCELLARLVGFATVSRDSNLELIGFIRDYLARHGVDSELIYNPHRTKANLFASIGPSDRGGVVLSGHTDVVPVDGQAWSVEPFVLSERQGRLYGRGTADMKGFIASVLAAVPGFTRRRLRLPLHLAFSYDEEVGCLGVRPMLERLRQRPHPPLLCLIGEPTELRPVLGHKGKLAMRCQVRGAACHSAYAPNGVNAIEYAARLIGKLGDIGSRLAQPEHHDPRFDPPYSTVQTGTIQGGRALNIVPAECQFDFEVRTLPGHDAQAVVAQLQDYADTELVPQMQAVRADTGIDLHPLSAYPGLATAADSQAAELLALLSGSREFTTVAFGTEGGLFHEAGVPTVVCGPGSMDQGHKPDEFISLAQLHACDALLQRLGDWLEHPART is encoded by the coding sequence ATGAATGAGCAGTCGAGCTGCGAGCTGTTGGCGCGGCTGGTGGGCTTTGCCACGGTCAGCCGCGATTCCAACCTGGAATTGATCGGCTTTATTCGCGACTACCTGGCGCGCCACGGGGTGGACAGCGAGCTGATCTACAACCCGCACCGGACCAAGGCCAACCTGTTTGCCAGCATCGGCCCCAGCGATCGCGGCGGGGTGGTGCTGTCCGGGCACACCGACGTGGTGCCGGTGGACGGTCAGGCCTGGAGCGTCGAGCCGTTTGTCTTGAGTGAGCGCCAAGGGCGGCTGTACGGCCGTGGCACCGCCGACATGAAAGGCTTTATCGCCTCGGTGCTGGCGGCGGTGCCGGGCTTTACCCGGCGCCGTCTGCGGCTGCCGTTGCACCTGGCGTTTTCTTACGACGAGGAGGTGGGCTGCCTGGGCGTGCGACCGATGCTCGAACGTTTGCGACAGCGGCCACATCCGCCGCTGCTGTGCCTGATCGGCGAGCCTACCGAGCTGCGCCCGGTGCTCGGGCACAAGGGCAAGCTGGCGATGCGCTGTCAGGTGCGGGGCGCGGCCTGCCATTCGGCCTATGCGCCTAACGGGGTCAATGCCATCGAGTACGCGGCGCGGCTGATCGGCAAGCTGGGAGACATCGGCAGCCGGCTGGCGCAACCCGAGCACCACGACCCGCGTTTCGATCCGCCGTATTCCACGGTGCAGACCGGCACCATCCAGGGCGGCCGCGCGCTGAACATCGTGCCGGCCGAGTGTCAGTTCGATTTCGAGGTGCGCACCCTGCCGGGCCATGACGCCCAGGCCGTGGTGGCCCAGTTGCAAGACTATGCCGACACCGAGCTGGTGCCGCAGATGCAGGCGGTACGGGCCGACACCGGGATCGACCTGCACCCCTTGAGCGCCTACCCGGGGCTGGCCACCGCCGCCGACAGCCAGGCCGCCGAACTGCTGGCGCTGCTCAGCGGCTCGCGGGAGTTCACCACCGTGGCCTTCGGCACCGAGGGCGGGCTGTTCCATGAGGCGGGCGTCCCCACGGTGGTCTGCGGTCCTGGCAGCATGGACCAGGGCCACAAGCCGGATGAGTTCATCAGCCTTGCACAGTTGCACGCCTGCGACGCCCTGTTGCAGCGCCTGGGCGACTGGCTGGAGCACCCCGCCCGAACCTGA
- a CDS encoding putative Ig domain-containing protein, giving the protein MRTPLTTLGTWLTRPLTSLFLLLVMLTLSSQAMAAAPVITNPATGSTLPSVAVGQSMSIVINSVGGAQPLDKWVECDANDPDYDGVTPCLPPGLILDPSPGSSNTILHGTPTTAGTYTFSITLNDGLNQGGVATYTLVVTSSATPTLTAVTPNNGSTAGATSVTLTGTNLTGATAVSFGGTSATGYIVNNATTITATTPAHAAGAVNVVVTTPGGTATLTNGYTYNVPPPTVGPVSATVAANSSANPITLSLSGGAASSVAVATAASHGTATASGTSITYTPTAGYSGSDSFTYTATNASGTSSPATVTITVSAPTLAITPTTLPDGIQGTAYNQTVTATGGTTPYTYAISAGSLPAGLSLNTSSGVISGTPTVSGTFNLTVTATDANSATGSRAYTLQINGLPPVANAVSATVAANSSANPITLNITGGAASSVAIATAASHGTATASGTSITYTPTAGYSGSDSFTYTATNASGTSSPATVTITVSAPSITLSPGSLSNGSVGTAYSQTVTATGGTAPYTYAITSGSLPAGLILNTTTGAISGTPMADGTLNLTITATDANSATGSQAFSITIGVQAPVANAVSATVAANSSANPITLNITGGAASSVAIATAASHGTATASGTSITYTPTAGYSGSDSFTYTATNASGTSSPATVTITVSAPSITLSPGSLSNGSVGTAYSQTVTATGGTAPYTYAITSGSLPAGLILNTATGAISGTPMASGTLNLTITATDANSATGSQAFSITIGVQAPVANAVSATVAANSSANPITLNITGGAASSVAIATAASHGTATASGTSITYTPIAGYSGSDSFTYTATNAGGTSSPATVTLTVSAPSLVLTPASLGAGTAGSAYSATLSATGGTAPYTYAITSGSLPAGLSLNTASGLISGTPTTSGSSNLSITVTDANGATGSQTYTLTIAAVAITVPASSQILAAGQSATVDLTQGATGGPFTQAVLGSVTPASAGRAMMIGRFSMRFVPSAAFAGTAVVSFSLQNGSGASAASTVSFMIQERPDPTKDAEVIGLLNAQTRAAERFASTQMDNFNRRLEQLHQISCERNSLNASLRKEGRDVPLGEIAKAVQDQLGGTANQTEQEKREAAAALQDNCKQDALAFWSDGFVNVGSTHTRGARDNSFTTLGLSVGVDYRLSPSAIAGVGIGYGNDRSDIGKNHTRSDGDAIGIATYLSLNLAPQVFVDGLLGYNRISFDSRRYITGSNDDYARGSRDADQLFASLTASYEYRQGPLSLTPYSRLNASTTRLDAYRESGGGIYGLSYDEQRQQNFTSYLGVRSGYDLMTRIGVVTPKVGLAWGHNFSSSSDYKMRYTDQGDEGTLYRLKPDALDSDFASLDMGVDFNLGRAWQLGVSYKTALGSDERNDTFRLGLNGKF; this is encoded by the coding sequence ATGAGAACACCACTGACCACGCTAGGTACCTGGCTGACACGCCCGCTGACTTCACTGTTCCTGCTCCTGGTCATGTTGACCCTGAGCAGCCAGGCAATGGCCGCCGCTCCCGTGATCACCAACCCGGCTACAGGCAGTACCTTGCCTAGCGTGGCAGTGGGCCAGTCCATGAGCATCGTCATCAACTCCGTCGGTGGCGCGCAACCACTGGACAAATGGGTAGAGTGCGACGCCAATGACCCGGACTACGACGGCGTGACTCCCTGCCTGCCGCCGGGCCTGATCCTCGATCCGTCACCGGGCAGCTCGAACACCATACTCCACGGCACGCCCACCACCGCCGGCACCTACACATTCAGCATCACCCTCAATGACGGCCTGAATCAGGGCGGCGTCGCCACCTATACCCTGGTGGTCACCAGCTCCGCGACCCCGACCCTGACCGCCGTCACCCCGAACAACGGCAGCACCGCAGGCGCCACCTCCGTCACCCTCACCGGCACCAACCTGACCGGTGCCACGGCGGTGAGCTTTGGCGGGACATCCGCCACCGGTTACATCGTCAACAATGCCACCACCATCACCGCCACCACCCCGGCCCACGCCGCAGGTGCGGTTAACGTGGTAGTCACCACCCCAGGGGGCACCGCAACCCTGACCAACGGCTATACCTACAACGTTCCGCCCCCCACCGTCGGCCCAGTCAGCGCCACAGTGGCCGCCAACAGCAGCGCCAACCCGATCACCCTGAGCCTGAGCGGCGGCGCGGCCAGCAGCGTGGCCGTGGCCACTGCCGCCAGTCATGGCACCGCCACCGCCAGCGGCACCAGCATTACCTACACCCCAACCGCCGGTTACTCCGGCAGCGACAGCTTCACCTACACCGCCACCAACGCCAGCGGCACCTCCAGCCCGGCCACGGTGACCATCACCGTCAGTGCACCCACCCTGGCGATAACGCCGACGACACTGCCCGACGGCATTCAGGGCACGGCCTACAACCAGACCGTGACCGCCACCGGCGGCACCACGCCCTACACCTATGCAATCAGCGCCGGTAGCCTGCCGGCCGGCCTGAGCCTGAACACCAGCAGTGGCGTGATCAGCGGTACGCCGACTGTCAGTGGCACCTTCAACCTGACCGTCACCGCCACCGACGCCAACAGCGCCACCGGCTCCCGCGCCTACACCTTGCAGATCAACGGCCTGCCACCGGTGGCCAATGCCGTCAGCGCCACCGTGGCCGCCAACAGCAGCGCCAACCCGATCACCCTGAACATCACGGGCGGCGCCGCCAGCAGCGTGGCCATCGCCACAGCCGCCAGCCATGGCACCGCCACCGCCAGCGGCACCAGCATCACCTACACCCCAACTGCCGGTTATTCCGGCAGTGACAGCTTCACCTACACCGCCACCAACGCCAGCGGCACCTCCAGCCCGGCCACCGTGACCATTACCGTCAGTGCGCCGAGCATTACCCTGAGTCCCGGCTCCCTGAGCAACGGCAGCGTCGGCACGGCCTACAGCCAGACCGTCACTGCCACTGGCGGCACCGCGCCCTACACCTACGCCATCACCTCCGGCAGCCTGCCGGCCGGCCTGATCCTCAACACCACCACCGGCGCCATCAGCGGCACCCCCATGGCCGACGGCACCCTCAACCTGACCATCACCGCCACCGACGCCAACAGCGCCACCGGCTCCCAGGCCTTCTCGATCACCATCGGCGTGCAGGCGCCGGTGGCCAATGCCGTCAGCGCCACCGTGGCCGCCAACAGCAGCGCCAACCCGATCACCCTGAACATCACCGGCGGCGCCGCCAGCAGCGTGGCCATCGCCACAGCCGCCAGCCATGGCACCGCTACCGCCAGCGGCACCAGCATCACCTACACCCCAACCGCCGGTTATTCCGGCAGCGACAGCTTCACCTACACCGCCACCAACGCCAGCGGCACCTCCAGCCCGGCCACCGTGACCATCACTGTCAGTGCGCCGAGCATTACCCTGAGCCCCGGCTCCCTGAGCAACGGCAGCGTCGGCACGGCCTACAGCCAGACCGTCACTGCCACTGGCGGCACCGCGCCCTACACCTACGCCATCACCTCCGGCAGCCTGCCGGCCGGCCTGATCCTGAACACCGCCACCGGCGCCATCAGTGGCACCCCCATGGCCAGCGGCACCCTCAACCTGACCATCACCGCCACCGACGCCAACAGCGCTACCGGCTCCCAGGCCTTCTCGATCACCATTGGCGTCCAGGCGCCGGTGGCCAATGCCGTCAGCGCCACCGTGGCCGCCAACAGCAGCGCCAACCCGATCACCCTGAACATCACCGGTGGCGCCGCCAGCAGCGTGGCCATCGCCACTGCCGCCAGCCATGGCACCGCCACCGCCAGCGGCACCAGCATCACCTACACCCCAATCGCCGGTTATTCCGGCAGCGACAGCTTCACCTACACCGCCACCAACGCCGGCGGCACCTCCAGCCCGGCCACGGTGACCCTCACGGTCAGCGCGCCCAGCCTGGTACTGACTCCGGCGTCCTTGGGGGCCGGCACCGCAGGCAGCGCCTACAGCGCCACCCTCAGCGCCACCGGCGGCACCGCGCCCTACACCTACGCCATCACCTCCGGCAGCCTGCCGGCCGGCCTGAGCCTGAACACCGCCAGCGGCCTGATCAGCGGTACGCCGACCACCAGCGGCAGCAGCAACCTGAGCATCACCGTCACCGATGCCAACGGCGCTACCGGCTCACAGACCTACACCCTGACCATCGCTGCCGTGGCGATTACCGTACCGGCTTCCAGTCAGATCCTCGCGGCGGGCCAGTCGGCCACCGTCGACCTGACCCAGGGCGCCACCGGTGGCCCGTTCACCCAGGCCGTCCTCGGCTCGGTCACCCCGGCATCGGCCGGGCGGGCGATGATGATCGGCCGCTTCTCGATGCGCTTCGTGCCTTCGGCGGCCTTCGCCGGCACCGCTGTGGTCAGCTTCAGCCTGCAGAACGGCAGCGGCGCCAGCGCCGCGAGCACCGTCAGCTTCATGATCCAGGAGCGTCCGGACCCGACCAAGGACGCCGAGGTCATCGGCCTGCTCAACGCCCAGACCCGCGCCGCCGAGCGTTTTGCCAGCACCCAGATGGACAACTTCAACCGGCGCCTGGAGCAACTGCACCAGATCAGTTGCGAGCGCAATTCGCTCAACGCCAGCTTGCGCAAGGAAGGCCGCGACGTGCCGCTGGGCGAAATCGCCAAAGCCGTCCAGGACCAGCTGGGAGGCACCGCCAACCAGACCGAGCAGGAAAAACGCGAAGCCGCGGCCGCTCTGCAGGACAACTGCAAACAGGACGCCCTGGCGTTCTGGAGCGACGGCTTCGTCAACGTCGGCTCGACCCACACCCGGGGCGCGCGGGACAACAGCTTCACCACCCTGGGCCTGAGCGTCGGTGTCGACTATCGCCTGTCGCCCAGCGCCATTGCCGGGGTCGGTATCGGCTACGGCAACGACCGCAGCGACATCGGCAAGAACCACACCCGCAGCGATGGGGACGCCATCGGCATCGCCACCTACCTGAGCCTGAACCTGGCCCCGCAGGTATTTGTCGACGGCCTTTTGGGCTACAACCGCATCAGCTTCGACTCGCGCCGCTACATCACCGGCAGCAACGACGACTACGCCCGCGGCTCGCGGGATGCCGATCAGTTGTTCGCCTCCCTGACCGCCAGCTATGAGTATCGCCAGGGGCCGCTGTCGCTGACGCCCTACAGTCGCCTGAACGCCAGCACCACGCGCCTGGATGCCTACCGTGAAAGTGGCGGCGGCATTTACGGCCTGTCCTACGACGAACAGCGCCAGCAGAACTTCACCTCCTACCTCGGTGTACGTTCGGGCTACGACCTGATGACCCGGATCGGTGTGGTCACGCCCAAGGTCGGCCTGGCCTGGGGCCACAACTTCAGCAGCAGCAGCGACTACAAGATGCGCTACACCGACCAGGGTGACGAAGGCACGCTGTACCGGCTCAAGCCCGACGCCCTGGACAGCGATTTCGCCAGCCTGGACATGGGCGTCGACTTCAACCTCGGGCGTGCCTGGCAACTGGGCGTCTCGTACAAGACCGCCCTGGGCTCGGACGAACGCAACGACACCTTCCGCCTGGGTTTGAATGGCAAGTTTTGA
- a CDS encoding RidA family protein yields the protein MPTHTRIRMFNTKDTYPNQSLDNDLCQAVRAGNTVYVRGQVGTDFDGRLVGLGDPRAQAEQAMKNVKQLLEEAGSDLSHIVKTTTYLTDPRYREPVYQEVGKWLKGVFPISTGLVVSALGQPQWLMEIDVIAVIPE from the coding sequence ATGCCGACTCATACCCGTATCCGCATGTTCAACACCAAGGACACCTACCCCAACCAGTCCCTGGACAACGACCTGTGCCAGGCGGTGCGCGCCGGCAACACGGTGTACGTTCGCGGTCAGGTCGGCACCGATTTCGACGGCCGCCTGGTGGGCCTGGGCGATCCCCGGGCCCAGGCCGAGCAGGCGATGAAAAACGTCAAGCAGCTGCTGGAAGAGGCGGGCAGCGACCTGTCCCATATCGTCAAGACCACCACCTACCTCACCGACCCGCGCTACCGCGAGCCGGTGTACCAGGAAGTGGGCAAGTGGCTCAAAGGGGTGTTCCCGATCTCCACCGGGCTGGTGGTCTCGGCCCTCGGCCAGCCGCAGTGGCTGATGGAGATCGACGTGATCGCGGTCATTCCCGAGTGA
- a CDS encoding aldehyde dehydrogenase, which produces MFELGDWQQRAAQQTFIDQALIGGQRMAAQSGATFDAVNPATLGVLARVSACGAADVDLAVAAARRAFDQGPWARMAPLERKKVLLRLAELMLAHREELALLDSLNMGKPVMDAWNIDVPGAAHVFAWYAESVDKLYDQLAPGGHNSHASIRREALGVIGAVVPWNFPLDMAAWKLAPALAVGNSVVLKPAEQSPFSALRLAELALEAGVPEGVFNVVPGLGSDAGRALGLHPDVDCLVFTGSTEVGKCFMQYSAQSNLKQVWLECGGKSPNLVFADCQDLELAAEKSAFGIFFNQGEVCSANSRLLVQRSIHDEFVERLKAKARDWRPGNPLDPASRAGAMVDARQTARVMAYIEGAREQGAQLACGGRQLHIDGSDNYIEPTLLTGVKPQMSIAREEVFGPVLAVIPFDDEEQAIALANDSVYGLAASLWTDDLNRAHRVARQLRAGTVSVNTVDALDVTVPFGGGRQSGFGRDLSLHAFDKYSQLKTTWFQLR; this is translated from the coding sequence GTGTTCGAACTCGGTGACTGGCAGCAGCGGGCTGCCCAACAGACATTCATTGATCAGGCGCTGATTGGCGGCCAACGGATGGCCGCCCAGTCCGGCGCCACCTTCGATGCGGTCAACCCGGCCACCCTTGGGGTACTGGCCCGGGTCAGTGCCTGCGGCGCGGCCGATGTGGACCTGGCGGTGGCCGCCGCGCGTCGGGCCTTCGACCAGGGGCCCTGGGCGCGCATGGCCCCGCTGGAGCGCAAGAAGGTCCTGCTGCGCCTGGCCGAGCTGATGCTCGCCCACCGCGAGGAGCTGGCGCTGCTGGACTCCCTGAACATGGGCAAGCCGGTGATGGACGCCTGGAACATCGACGTGCCCGGTGCGGCCCACGTCTTCGCCTGGTACGCCGAGAGCGTCGACAAGCTCTACGATCAACTGGCCCCCGGTGGCCACAACAGCCATGCCAGCATCCGTCGCGAAGCCCTGGGGGTGATCGGCGCGGTGGTGCCCTGGAACTTCCCCCTGGACATGGCCGCCTGGAAGCTGGCCCCGGCCCTGGCGGTGGGCAACTCGGTGGTGCTCAAGCCTGCCGAACAGTCGCCGTTCTCGGCCCTGCGCCTGGCCGAGCTGGCCCTGGAGGCCGGCGTGCCGGAAGGGGTGTTCAACGTGGTGCCGGGCCTGGGCAGCGATGCCGGTCGCGCCCTGGGCCTGCACCCGGATGTGGATTGCCTGGTGTTCACCGGCTCCACCGAGGTGGGCAAGTGCTTCATGCAGTATTCGGCGCAATCGAACCTCAAGCAGGTCTGGCTCGAATGCGGCGGCAAGAGCCCGAACCTGGTGTTCGCCGACTGCCAGGACCTGGAGCTGGCCGCCGAGAAGAGCGCCTTCGGCATCTTCTTCAACCAGGGCGAGGTGTGCTCGGCCAACTCGCGGCTGCTGGTGCAGCGCAGCATTCATGACGAGTTCGTCGAGCGCCTCAAGGCCAAGGCCCGGGACTGGCGCCCGGGCAACCCGCTGGACCCGGCCAGCCGCGCCGGGGCCATGGTCGACGCGCGCCAGACCGCCCGGGTCATGGCCTATATCGAGGGCGCCCGGGAGCAGGGCGCGCAGTTGGCCTGTGGCGGCCGCCAGCTGCACATCGACGGCAGCGACAACTACATCGAGCCGACCCTCCTCACCGGGGTGAAGCCGCAGATGAGCATCGCTCGGGAGGAGGTGTTCGGCCCGGTGCTGGCGGTAATCCCCTTCGATGACGAGGAGCAGGCCATTGCCCTGGCCAATGACAGCGTCTACGGCCTGGCCGCCTCGCTGTGGACGGACGACCTCAACCGCGCCCACCGGGTGGCCCGGCAGTTGCGGGCCGGCACGGTGTCGGTGAACACCGTGGATGCCCTGGACGTCACCGTGCCCTTTGGCGGCGGCCGGCAATCGGGATTCGGTCGCGACCTGTCGCTGCATGCCTTCGACAAGTACAGCCAACTGAAGACCACCTGGTTCCAACTGCGCTAG
- a CDS encoding DUF1028 domain-containing protein produces MTFSIVGRCAETGQLGIAISSSSIAVGARCPWVRAGVGAVATQNVTLPALGPQILDLLEQRKLDPGTALEQALGRNGWSQYRQVTVIDNQGRTALFSGQQALGIHHALAGEQCVAAGNLLADAGVIQAMVQAFEQTPGILAERLLAAMHAAMAAGGEAGPVHSAALSVVDDLTWPIVDLRVDWADADPIGQLDGLWQAYRPQMQDYLTRALDPTAAPSYGVPGNE; encoded by the coding sequence ATGACTTTTTCCATCGTGGGCCGTTGCGCCGAAACCGGCCAGCTGGGCATCGCCATCAGTTCGTCGAGCATCGCGGTCGGCGCCCGTTGCCCCTGGGTGCGGGCCGGAGTGGGCGCGGTGGCCACCCAGAACGTCACCCTGCCGGCCCTGGGGCCGCAGATTCTCGACCTGCTGGAACAGCGCAAGCTCGACCCCGGCACCGCCCTGGAGCAGGCCCTGGGTCGCAACGGCTGGAGCCAGTACCGCCAGGTGACGGTGATCGACAACCAGGGCCGCACGGCGCTGTTCAGTGGCCAGCAGGCGTTGGGCATCCACCACGCGCTGGCCGGCGAGCAGTGCGTGGCCGCCGGCAACCTGCTGGCGGACGCCGGGGTCATCCAGGCCATGGTCCAGGCGTTCGAACAGACGCCGGGGATTCTGGCCGAGCGCCTGCTGGCGGCGATGCACGCGGCCATGGCCGCCGGTGGCGAGGCGGGCCCGGTGCATTCAGCGGCGCTGAGCGTGGTGGACGACCTGACCTGGCCCATCGTCGACCTGCGGGTGGACTGGGCCGATGCCGACCCCATCGGCCAGCTCGACGGCCTGTGGCAGGCCTACCGGCCGCAGATGCAGGACTACCTGACCCGGGCCCTGGACCCCACGGCGGCCCCCAGCTACGGAGTGCCGGGCAATGAATGA
- a CDS encoding aspartate aminotransferase family protein: protein MSAENPTAQRSTQDYQALDAAHHIHAFLDQKALNAEGPRVIVRGQGLHLWDNDGQRYLDGMSGLWCTNLGYGRQDLAAAASAQLEQLPYYNMFFHTTHPAVVELSELLFSLLPGHYSHAIYTNSGSEANEVLIRSVRRYWQILGQPQKKVMIGRWNGYHGSTLAATALGGMKFMHDMGGLIPDVAHIDEPYWFAHEGNLTPAEFGLRCARQLEEKILELGAENVAGFIAEPFQGAGGMIFPPDSYWPEIQRICRQYDVLLCADEVIGGFGRTGEWFAHQHFGFEPDTLSIAKGLTSGYIPMGGLVLSKRIAQVLVEQGGVFAHGLTYSGHPVAAAVAIANLKALRDEGVVTRVKQDTGPYLQQCLREVFGNHPLIGEIQGCGLVAALQFAEDKASRKRFANENDIAWRCRTLGFEEGVIIRSTLGRMIMAPALVATRGDIDELIDKTRRAVERTAREIESGQLPTA, encoded by the coding sequence ATGAGTGCTGAAAACCCGACCGCCCAACGCAGTACCCAGGACTACCAGGCCCTGGATGCCGCCCACCATATCCATGCCTTCCTCGACCAGAAGGCGCTGAACGCCGAAGGCCCGCGGGTGATCGTCCGCGGCCAGGGCCTGCACCTGTGGGACAACGACGGCCAGCGCTACCTGGACGGCATGTCCGGGCTGTGGTGCACCAACCTGGGCTACGGTCGCCAGGACCTGGCGGCCGCCGCCAGCGCCCAGCTCGAGCAGTTGCCGTACTACAACATGTTCTTCCACACCACCCACCCGGCGGTGGTGGAGCTCTCCGAGCTGCTGTTCAGCCTGTTGCCCGGGCACTACAGCCACGCCATCTACACCAACTCCGGCTCCGAGGCCAACGAGGTGCTGATTCGCAGCGTGCGCCGCTACTGGCAGATCCTCGGCCAGCCGCAGAAGAAGGTGATGATCGGCCGCTGGAACGGCTACCACGGCTCGACCCTGGCCGCCACCGCCCTGGGCGGGATGAAGTTCATGCACGACATGGGCGGGCTGATTCCGGATGTGGCGCACATCGACGAGCCTTACTGGTTCGCCCACGAAGGCAACCTGACGCCCGCCGAGTTCGGCCTGCGCTGCGCCCGCCAGCTGGAAGAGAAGATCCTCGAACTTGGGGCCGAGAACGTCGCCGGTTTCATCGCCGAACCGTTCCAGGGCGCCGGCGGCATGATCTTCCCGCCAGACAGCTACTGGCCGGAAATCCAGCGCATCTGCCGCCAGTACGACGTGCTGCTGTGCGCCGACGAAGTGATCGGCGGTTTCGGCCGCACCGGCGAGTGGTTCGCCCATCAGCACTTCGGCTTCGAGCCCGACACCCTGTCCATCGCCAAGGGCCTGACCTCCGGCTACATCCCCATGGGCGGTTTGGTGCTGAGCAAGCGCATCGCCCAGGTGCTGGTGGAGCAGGGCGGGGTGTTCGCCCACGGCCTGACCTATTCCGGGCACCCGGTGGCCGCCGCCGTGGCCATCGCCAACCTCAAGGCCCTGCGCGATGAAGGCGTGGTGACCCGGGTCAAGCAGGACACCGGCCCCTACCTGCAGCAGTGCCTGCGGGAAGTGTTCGGCAACCACCCGCTGATCGGCGAGATCCAGGGCTGCGGGCTGGTGGCGGCCTTGCAGTTCGCCGAGGACAAGGCCAGCCGCAAGCGCTTTGCCAACGAGAACGACATCGCCTGGCGCTGCCGCACCCTGGGCTTCGAAGAGGGGGTGATCATCCGCTCGACCCTGGGGCGGATGATCATGGCCCCGGCGCTGGTGGCGACCCGCGGCGATATCGACGAACTGATCGACAAGACCCGGCGCGCGGTGGAACGCACGGCCCGGGAGATCGAGAGCGGGCAGTTGCCGACGGCCTGA